Proteins encoded within one genomic window of Pelotomaculum isophthalicicum JI:
- a CDS encoding tRNA threonylcarbamoyladenosine dehydratase gives MLNEFSRTELLIGKKAVEKLAQSMVAVFGIGGVGTYAVEGLVRAGVGKFMLVDDDCICLTNLNRQLHATRKTVGKPKVEVMRDRILDINPKADVVTRQTFYMPEHARELVKPEYDYIVDSIDTVTAKIDLILNAKQQNIPIISCMGAGNKLDPTRFEIADIYETSVCPLAKVMRKELRKRGINALKVVYSKEEPISPIETDESSCRFNCICPKGTTRKCTVRHQIPGSISFVPSVAGLLMAGEVVKDLINPLKNI, from the coding sequence ATGCTAAACGAATTTTCAAGAACTGAATTACTAATTGGGAAAAAGGCAGTAGAGAAGTTGGCGCAGAGTATGGTCGCCGTTTTTGGCATAGGCGGTGTGGGAACTTATGCGGTCGAAGGGCTCGTGCGAGCCGGTGTCGGTAAGTTTATGCTGGTGGATGACGACTGCATATGCCTCACCAATCTCAACAGACAACTTCACGCTACCAGGAAGACGGTAGGCAAGCCCAAGGTTGAGGTTATGCGGGATAGAATTCTAGATATTAATCCGAAGGCTGATGTAGTCACCCGTCAAACATTCTATATGCCGGAACATGCCCGGGAGCTAGTCAAACCGGAGTACGACTACATCGTCGATTCAATCGATACGGTAACTGCCAAGATCGACTTAATCCTGAACGCCAAACAGCAGAACATTCCGATAATAAGCTGCATGGGGGCCGGCAACAAACTTGACCCGACTAGATTTGAAATTGCTGATATATATGAAACTTCTGTATGCCCCCTGGCCAAGGTAATGCGCAAAGAACTGAGAAAAAGGGGGATAAACGCTCTTAAGGTCGTTTATTCGAAAGAGGAGCCGATCAGCCCCATAGAAACTGACGAGTCCAGCTGCCGGTTCAATTGTATTTGCCCCAAGGGCACAACCAGAAAATGTACAGTTCGTCACCAGATTCCGGGCAGCATATCATTTGTACCCTCAGTGGCAGGTCTGCTGATGGCGGGCGAGGTCGTAAAGGACTTGATTAATCCTTTGAAGAACATTTAA
- a CDS encoding DUF4405 domain-containing protein, whose product MRARKYTSIILTLAFIILSVTGIQMHMMHVTSEPHGPRGPHGPFGTEGVGNSPVINESGKSNISTGTLPTKSEDGFYPKRLHELAGYTFIIAALVHLKLNYKTLISHIGIKKSKVRL is encoded by the coding sequence ATGCGGGCAAGAAAATATACATCAATAATTCTTACGCTGGCGTTTATTATTTTGTCTGTTACAGGTATTCAAATGCATATGATGCATGTAACATCGGAACCGCATGGGCCGCGTGGGCCACATGGACCGTTTGGAACAGAAGGAGTTGGGAATTCTCCGGTTATAAATGAGTCTGGGAAAAGCAATATTTCTACCGGCACTTTACCCACGAAATCCGAAGATGGTTTTTATCCTAAAAGGCTGCATGAATTGGCGGGATATACGTTTATTATCGCGGCACTGGTTCATTTAAAATTGAATTACAAAACTCTCATTTCGCACATTGGAATAAAAAAAAGCAAGGTGCGTCTTTGA